A stretch of DNA from Cryptomeria japonica chromosome 4, Sugi_1.0, whole genome shotgun sequence:
tgtagatAGATGATCTAATAGGTTATTAAAATATTCAAACAAAACAACTTGATAATTAGCAATATAACTATTCCTATAAATAAAAAGCAATTAGAAACTTTAAGAATTAGACAAACAAATGAAGAGGATGTAAACCCTAACAATAATCTCATTTGCAAACAATAAATATTTGAAAACCCACTTATAATTTTTATTAAAGTAACAAATTGATAATATTAGCAACTGGCAACAAACCTTTGAAATCCCATGTCCATAACAAATTTTAAGAACTATAAACTTAAACTAATAGCATAAGCGGTAAGTCATAGTGATGCCCCAACAAAAGATTATAATTTCCTATAATACTTAATGTGTTTTTTAACACAAAAATTGATATTGTTCATAGTCACCCACAAAAGAATACTTGTGCTTCCTTTCTACATAGAGTCAGAGAAGCAAAAAACCCTAACGTATTCAACTTCGAAGAAAACTACAAACCATAAAACCCATTAAAACATTAATTTAAGAATCGCATAATATAGAGCAAAAGTGAACAAACATACATAAATCATAAATTGATAAGTATAAACAATAGATAGTTTAATATTCAATGGTCTATAAAACATCACTCGACAAGAACCTAGCAAATGCAACAACTTAACGCAATCGAATCCATAATGTGAAACTTGAAAACAAcgttaaagaaaaaaatattcaacaaggccaaatgtgtatataaagaaataCATAGCATGCCATTCAATGTTTAAGTAAAGGACTATGGATATTTACCTTGGTGATGTCATCCCTATGAAGAGGAGGAAGTAGCAACAAGGTACCATCATGCTAGCATGTAGTGGTGCCTATTCAAAATGCCTATTCAAATGAACAAAATAGAGCCAAACATGTATTAGTGGCTATCAAAATGAACACTTAAAAAGATGCATAATGGAAATGGGGAGTGGATGAGTGAGATATGCTAGGTTGTGAAGCATTCAATGCGTAGTGGAAATGGGGAGTGGGTGAGCGAGATATGCTAGGTTGTGAAGCATTCAATGCTTTAATGCATAAAAAATGGCTCCTTTAAGTTTCAACATATGGGAAAGGGTGTGTAGTTAACGTGCTTGGTTGGGAGGGAAGAGCAAATGACACGTGACAAATGCAAGGAATTGGATGGTGTGTGGTGAATTGCTTGGTTGTCGTGTGATGCTACGAACATGTGCATGTGATGTACCACACAATGTCTATGGATGGACCCGACCTAGGAACTATTGGCCATCCAAATGGGCAACATATTTACTTATTCGACCAATGAGTACACTACAAATGATAGTTTGCATCCGCAAAAACACTTTTTTTAATCAACCATTTAATTTCTAGTGtgggaatgtttttttttttttagttcaaGTTGCACTCCACATGAACCCTCAAAGGTAGCCCACTCCATTATGGGCCCCTCTCCCCTATTTCTTTTTTACTTTTCTATATCAACATAGATACTGAAGACtcaatttttacttttatttttaaaatctaaatgTCCATATATTTTTTAGGGCAAGTGGTGCTACATGGTCAACGTATTCTTTGGTGTCCTAGCCATCTTGAGGGCAACTCCTTGTCAAACCCCAAGAAATGAGAAGTTGAGCAAAGATTTCATCCCTCCCCTATTGTTTCAAGGAAATCAATCTTTCAAGGGCATGTATTAAACAAATTAGATAGCAAAGTTATACTAAACATTAATAAAGTGAAGACTTAAATCACTATAATTAACTTGCCAGAATAATTATAGTAGAAAGAAATGATAACCCCTCCCCTTTTGTTTGAAGGATGTCCTTGTTTCAAGGGCATGTATTAAACACACTAGATAGAATAGTGATATTAAATATAAAGACTAAATTTTTTATAATTAACttattacaaataaaaaataaaattaatagagaaaaatgataacaatcaaagaaattataatataattacatcaatatataaaatgatttttttttttataaaaataagttAAAATATATAAATGtctttatataataaattataacaATTAAGAAACAAACAAAAGATAAAGgaagagaatgtgaaggagctcGAGGAACAAAAGCAGAAAAAGATTTCGGAAGCTGACtagaacttggaggaggtgaccactgggGAAGTACATAGCGCTCAAGATAAAGTCACtgttggtgacaccccaaataaggaacatGACAACTCTGGTAAGATAGATCCCTCCTCAAACCCTCCTCTTGAGgttatgaaaggttttatggactcCATGGAATGGTTAATaaccagttacaagaaagttgtggaggacaagaagaagctcagccacagaatccagattctggaaactatcagcattggcgaagggaagactatggcagattatgtggaggatttgaccaaaactgttgctaaagctgaaaatataagagactccttcaaccttAGATTTGAGCAAATCGAGCAAGACCTGATTGAGAGGAAAGcaaatgctaatgctatggatcaaacaatggtGGAAACTGTCAGTAAAGttagcaaaattgaggaatgtctcaaaaaTATCGCAgagcaaagcttaaacattctgaaggtctctgctagcaataccaaaaccctcatcagcaaattggatgaggacGACACCCTGGAAATTGACCCTGACATTGAAGGCACGAGAGATgatcaaggacccagaacaagaaccagaggtaaaaagaaggagaagaagtcaaataaggacctggatgaactcaaagcTGCTACGGCCAACTACGACCAACTGGTGATTAAGGCGGAGGATCTCCTAAAGACTCTATAACTGTGCAGTGTTTTCTTGGTTTTCttggttttgttgttttgttgtcctttctatttactagctttattgccagtcattttgtaagccgTTTTTATATGGTCTAGATActcaatgatgatattttttaatctcctttgttaaaggtttcaaatcctgaaaacctgtttttcttattaatcagaacaatTAAGCACACATCAACTACAAGTTACTTTTGGCTAAGTAATTACATTCAAGGGGATCAAGTCTATCAAATCCATCCAACGGTCGAATTTGACCTTTACACGCCTTCAAAAGTTCAACCTCGATGGATAGCTTCTACATCACATACCATCATCCTTGTGAATTGTGCTCAACCAATTGAACCGCAATTCTTTGCAAATGAAATTTCCTGTTTTTTAAGCTAAATAATCCGCCTCTATTTGGATACGTTCTGACAGTCctccaaaaggaaaaaaaatgaagtgaacaaatataataatatatgttgAAGGAAGTAGACAGTCAATGAGTCTTCACATCGTTCTCACTTCATTTaagaaggaaataaataaaaataagatatTGTGCTAGGTCAGCTTATACTCAAAACATATATTGAGATTACAGGAGAAAAGATTTTGTAATTGTTAGAGATCTCTGAACAAGGGAAGATAAATTGATACCATTCGTCTCttgaaattaataaaattaaattaaatgtacAATAATAACacaataaaatttttaaaaatatttaaataaaaataatttcaatCAAAACTAAAAGAGATCATTTTAATAGATGTGCAGATTTTAAACCTTGTGTTCTAGGATGAATTGAGTATCAATTAGGATCCAAATATCTGCTTCCAAATGTTGAAAAAAGAATATACAGTTGAAACCAAAAGCTAGCATATATCCATTTTatcatattaaatattaaaaacataTTTTGAACCTACTGATAATCAGATCgccatattaaatattaaaaacataTTTTGAACACACCGACAATCAGATTGcaataataaacattaaaaacataTTTTAAACATACTCATAATCAGATTGCCATGTTACTATAgaatataagattttttttttcatccTGGAAGTCAAAGATAACCTACAAATACCCTGCCAAGACAGGGACTAGTAAGAGAAAATACTAATTAGTAACAATATGCATATATAAAGTGTTCTTCAAACACATTTGGAAGCCTTTCCAAACAATTTAGTAATTAGTGTTTTCACGTAAGAGTTATAAGCTAATAAGACCTCCCAGGAGGTTGCAGACcagtaattttttttgttaaatataaGAACACTTAGGCACAAGCATTTCATAAATGCTGTGCATAATGTGTTCTATGCAACAACTACGGTTTCTATGGAAATTGATTGGCTTGAGAGTTCAGATTTCTCTCCATCTTCCCATATCTCAGGCAGGGCTTCCTTTATATTGTGAATGCTTCTGAGAGCAAAATCTGCTTCATCTGTCCTCACAGAAGTGCCTACCTGTAGATTGGAATAGGATTCCAAACATAAAGCTTCAATGCTTTTGTATTAACTCAAATATCAAATACCATCTAGAGCTTTTCATAAAATCTCAAGAAAATCTTAAATGCTCTTCCAACAAATATTATCAATTAAATAAGTGGTCTCTGCTTACCAGTACAGTATGCAAACCTGCAGCTTTCGCAACTGCTATGTTACGTGTACTGTCATCAAAGAAAATCTGCATGTAAAAGGAAACATTAGATCTTTCTAACTAGACAAGCGAAAGCTTCCATCATGCCTTTCAAAAGAaattgagacaaaatctcatacCGTTCTTTTAGGGTCTGCATTTGCTATTTTGAGAGCAAATTCCATTGCCTCCAACGAAGGCTTGCAAAGAATAAGAGGAGATTTCAGGACATCAGTATTACCACCGTTTACTGGGCAGGGATTGGTAGTTTCCAAaacattatcacaagcaagttCTCCAGGAGAGAGTTTGGGAGTTTCCAAAACATTATCACAAGTTCGTTCTCCAGGAGAGAGTTTGGGAGTTTCCAAGTCATTAGTATTATAAAAGGTTGGTGAAGGAGTATTGAGTGTTTCAAAGCATATGACACCTTCAAAACAATCTTCCAAGCCCAGTCTGCTTAATGTTTTTGCAGCATGAACTTTGTCAGAGTTCGTGAATACCTGTGAGGAAAAAGCACCAGTACATGTAAGCTATAAGAATGCAGAATACTGCAATGTATCAGCTATATTCTTCTAGACAATATACAAGTATTCAGCTATAGAACCTACTATTTTCCGCTGAGGTGTGCTCAGTAACAAACTCCTCAGCACTGGATCAGGTCTAAGGTTTTCATATGGCAAACTTCCATGCACAAAGCTGCATaggatataaatttttttaaaacgtgatagcatgaataagaaaatgacTATGAGTTCCAAACATATCCATTAACTAGTTACATTACCTGTGAAAATCATCATTGTCAAATTCATAGCCCAAGACCTGGTTTCACTCCCGACAACAAGAATACAGATTAGTCACAGAAAGCATTTGCACATGAATATCACTTCTCAATTTATAAGTTTATTCTGAATGCGAGATTTTTGATTCTTTGAACATGCAAAGTAGGCTATATTTTTCAATTGAACATCCTTAGACGTTTGTtaactttaatcagacttcatgtGGCAGAAGCATATGATAGCAGCATGCCTTGTCCATAATAATCATACTAGAAACGAGTCATTTACCCTTACAAACCTTATCAAATGTAATGGAAGGAAAGAACTAATTATAGAAGGCCTAAAATGATATCAAATACAGGCAACGTCTTAATAATATATTTCTTCAGATTCTGAAAACCAGCTTGGTGCTCAGAGAGCTGGCCTAAAGTGCACTTAAGGCCCCAAGTACACATTTATCAACAAATGAAAACAGGAATACCTTGAGACCGGCCATGGTAGTTCCATATCTCTTATAAAGATCATAGCACATAGTTGGAACTTCAGTTTGATCAATCTTGAGCTTTTCACTCATGTAAACTGTTAAAATGAGGACAAATAAGGTCAAATATTTAACCAAGGAAACCATAAAGCCCGAAGCTTAAACTGTTATAATACAAATGCACTCTAACTGTAGATTATGATAAAGATACAGTATTATGCTTACCTTCAATATTTTTCCTGCAGGCTGCTTGAAGTCCCGAACTTAGAGGATACAAAGTGTCATCCAAATCTGGAACAAATATAAACGGATTAAAGATATTTAGGGCAAAATCATATAAATCAATAAATGAGCATCACCCATGTGTCTGTAAATTCTTACCGAATATAAGGCAGTCGTACATTGGCATCTTGGCTTCCATGGATCTCTGAACATCTTCCATCTTGTATCTGAACGATGACAAACATGAATTCCCAATTTAGCCTTGAAAAAAGATTATAGGTATTTAGTACAGAACTGACATACTAGGCTACTAGGCACATAGATAAAGTTAATCCTCAAATAGTTActttaattttagaaaaaaagcaTTTGAAGAAATGAAGCTTTCCTAAAAGATTTAAACACAAATTTTATGTGCCATGAAGCTACTATCTTAATACTTATTTCTATCATATTTCCTGTACTATCTTTATCGGAGTCGGCAAGGGCCCTTCCCTGAGGCAGTGGATTTGGTTCTAGTATGTTCAGACTTATCTGGACCATATCTAAAGGCCCAACGTAGGACATTAGCCAAAGACAGGGAAGAAGTATTTTCAAAAATGACAAAAAGATGAATCACAGATAAAATCGATAGCAATTGAGTTCTCATTCACAACTCAAAAATTGCCCAAAAGTAAAATCCCAATAAACCAAACAAAAAACTCTATGGTTATCAATAAATAAACAATCAAATATCTAACCCAATTCGGTGAAAAATTGAACAAACAGAGAGCTTGGGACATTCTTTGCTCTACTACCCCTAATTTTATCTATACCAGCGGAGAAGTTGCATATAGTTCCACTCTTATCACTGATCTGGAGGACACGTATACAAGAAaaaccccaaaacttgctcacaacCAATGTAAATAAACTAAGTTACTAGTTTCCATTTTACAGCTCGCTAAAAACCCAAAAACAAATTATAATGTTGCAACCCCAAGAAACATCTGCACAGCCTCAAATTAAACCTTTGGAACCCATACTTTCTAACgaaaaataaaatgtaaatttgaatttgcaaccaaattaaaagACTTCACATCCTGAAATTTGAACCATTAGATCCTATACTAGATTCTTTACCAGGAATCAAGaagtaaatttataaatataaaaaggtCTGAACAGCCTCAAATTCAAACTCTCATCCTATACTAGATTTTTTTACCAGGAATCAAGAAGTAAATTTACAAATAGAAAAGTCTGAACAGCATCAAATTCAAACTCTGACCCTATACGAGATTTCTTCCGCGGAAACAAAACGTAAATTTGCAAACAAAACAACCCTAAACAGCTTCAAGCTTAAACCTGTGGATTATATACTAGATTCCTTCCGATCGAAAAGACAACGGACAACAATTTTACAAACATACCAGATATCAACTATATCCTCTTCAACTCCTCTTGAAGCCCTACCAGTGGAGGACCTAGAACGGCCGGAACGCAATGAATAAGAAAGTGACAAAACCAGAATGAAAACCTAAGTACAGTAATCTACAGAAGCTCAATGAATGCGATAGTACTATAATTTGTATCCCTATATATATAGGCTACACCCACAAGCCCTTTAGACAAATTGATCATGTGGGCATTAGGAAAAGCAAGACACGCTTGCAATTCTGCGGATTCT
This window harbors:
- the LOC131038996 gene encoding uncharacterized protein LOC131038996, which codes for MEDVQRSMEAKMPMYDCLIFDLDDTLYPLSSGLQAACRKNIEVYMSEKLKIDQTEVPTMCYDLYKRYGTTMAGLKVLGYEFDNDDFHSFVHGSLPYENLRPDPVLRSLLLSTPQRKIVFTNSDKVHAAKTLSRLGLEDCFEGVICFETLNTPSPTFYNTNDLETPKLSPGERTCDNVLETPKLSPGELACDNVLETTNPCPVNGGNTDVLKSPLILCKPSLEAMEFALKIANADPKRTIFFDDSTRNIAVAKAAGLHTVLVGTSVRTDEADFALRSIHNIKEALPEIWEDGEKSELSSQSISIETVVVA